One window from the genome of Helicoverpa zea isolate HzStark_Cry1AcR chromosome 6, ilHelZeax1.1, whole genome shotgun sequence encodes:
- the LOC124631367 gene encoding sodium-dependent dopamine transporter: protein MALKTPTPGAGERETWGKKVDFLLSVIGFAVDLANVWRFPYLCYKNGGGAFLVPYCIMLVVGGIPLFYMELALGQFHRKGAITCWGRLVPLFKGIGYAVVLIAFYVDFYYNVIIAWALRFFFASFTTMLPWTNCDNEWNTPACRPFEAIWEASNRTRSRNNSSSGVIAPPATTPFTSAASEYFNRAILELQGSEGLHDLGAIKWDMALCLLAVYIICYFSLWKGISTSGKVVWFTALFPYAVLLILLVRGITLPGSATGIQYYLSPNFEAITQPQVWVDAATQVFFSLGPGFGVLLAYASYNKYHNNVYKDAILTSVINSATSFIAGFVIFSVLGYMAHASGRDVQDVATEGPGLVFVVYPAAIATMPGSTFWALIFFMMLLTLGLDSSFGGSEAIITALSDEFPPIGRHREIFVACLFTLYFFVGLASCTKGGFYFFQLLDRYAAGYSILVAVFFEAIAVSWIYGTERFCEDIRDMIGFRPGLYWRVCWRFAAPAFLLFITAYGLLDYEPLRYEDYVYPGWANALGWAIAGSSVMCIPTVAIYKLITAKGTFVERLRLLTTPYADTEGSGAVHNGVVVSESGGVRLASAAVTPTSPPPSTPPAQPPPALV from the exons GCGCTTTCCTGGTGCCGTACTGCATCATGTTGGTGGTGGGTGGGATCCCGCTGTTCTACATGGAGCTGGCGCTGGGCCAGTTCCATCGGAAGGGAGCCATCACATGCTGGGGGAGGCTGGTACCATTGTTTAAAG GTATAGGTTACGCGGTGGTCCTGATAGCATTCTACGTGGACTTCTACTACAACGTGATCATCGCGTGGGCTCTGCGCTTCTTCTTCGCGTCTTTCACCACCATGCTGCCGTGGACCAACTGTGACAACGAGTGGAACACCCCCGCTTGTAGACCT TTCGAAGCAATCTGGGAAGCCTCAAACAGAACTCGCTCGCGCAACAACAGCTCTTCAGGTGTAATCGCTCCTCCCGCAACAACACCCTTCACGTCAGCCGCTTCTGAATACTTCAA ccGCGCCATCTTAGAACTGCAAGGGAGCGAAGGGCTTCACGATCTTGGTGCCATAAAATGGGACATGGCTCTCTGCCTGCTCGCGGTCTATATCATCTGCTACTTCAGTCTGTGGAAAGGCATCAGCACTTCTGGAAAG GTGGTTTGGTTCACGGCTCTCTTTCCATACGCAGTACTTTTGATTCTCTTGGTGCGTGGCATAACCCTCCCTGGCTCAGCTACTGGCATCCAGTATTACCTCAGTCCCAACTTCGAAGCTATCACTCAACCTCAG GTATGGGTGGATGCAGCAACGCAAGTATTCTTCTCTTTGGGACCTGGGTTTGGAGTGCTTCTGGCATACGCGTCATACAATAAGTACCATAACAACGTCTACAA GGACGCAATCCTAACAAGCGTGATCAACTCCGCCACTTCCTTTATCGCTGGCTTCGTGATCTTCAGCGTTCTCGGGTACATGGCCCACGCCTCAGGCAGGGATGTGCAAGACGTGGCTACCGAAGGACCAGGCCTCGTGTTCGTGGTGTATCCAGCTGCTATCGCGACCATGCCAGGATCTACCTTCTGGGCGCTGATATTCTTCATGATGCTTCTTACTCTTGGTTTGGATAGTTCC TTCGGCGGTTCCGAGGCAATAATAACAGCTCTCAGCGACGAGTTCCCGCCAATCGGTCGTCACCGCGAGATCTTCGTGGCGTGTCTCTTCACTCTGTACTTCTTCGTGGGACTAGCTTCTTGCACGAAGGGCGGCTTCTACTTCTTCCAACTGCTTGATAGATATGCCGCAGGGTACTCTATACTGGTTGCTGTCTTCTTTGAGGCTATTGCTGTGTCTTGGATTTATG GTACGGAGCGATTCTGCGAGGACATCCGCGACATGATCGGCTTCCGCCCCGGTCTATACTGGCGAGTCTGCTGGCGCTTTGCCGCCCCGGCCTTCCTACTTTTCATCACGGCCTATGGACTACTGGACTACGAACCGCTCAGATATGAGGACTACGTGTACCCTGGTTGGGCCAACGCACTGGGCTGGGCTATAGCTGGGTCCAGTGTTATGTGCATTCCAACTGTGGCTATTTACAAACTGATTACGGCTAAGGGCACTTTTGTTGAG CGTCTGCGACTCCTGACTACACCATACGCAGACACAGAAGGCAGCGGCGCAGTTCATAACGGAGTAGTGGTGTCGGAGAGTGGTGGCGTCCGACTGGCATCCGCAGCCGTGACACCGACGTCTCCACCGCCCTCCACCCCTCCCGCACAGCCGCCCCCCGCGCTTGTCTGA
- the LOC124631392 gene encoding ankyrin repeat and MYND domain-containing protein 2, which translates to MEAKSEEKPGAEKTIFDAIAQNDLVEFKNILAQHKGTVDFFDENGMTALQHAAYKGNKDMVQLLLDRGADVNSGKHEYNYTALHFGALSGSSEVCKLLLDAGAKPIATNSVGRTASQMAAFVGNHHTVATINNYVPRSEIAYFSVLQGQQTEPFLPAALVDPLHKFVLGVNIHPVRLALNLQHIPTLLDNADKVIKTLELLCKKEMTRGGDTNEVMAFKYHYLAYVLREIHNIRDKKNNSDKDEKKHDVVEIFSKKLLKPGKDGVSLDLMDTFLKDCVREFPFRECTTFHQMVSSLTSKDPPPALSVINCTINGQRGFVDAIPYCSTCGEEKPAKKCSKCKSVQYCDRECQRLHWFVHKKACNRESSAPAPTPNAKVNIDANELSSELQNLVAG; encoded by the exons ATGGAGGCGAAAAGTGAAGAAAAACCCGGTGCTGAGAAAACTATATTTGATGCCATTGCTCAAAATGACTTGGTAGAATTCAAGAATATTTTGGCCCAACACAAAGGGACAGTAGATTTCTTTGACGAAAATGGTATGACTGCGCTACAACACGCCGCTTATAAGGGCAACAAGGATATGGTTCAATTGCTGCTCGATAGG GGCGCGGACGTGAACTCCGGCAAGCACGAGTACAACTACACGGCTCTGCACTTCGGCGCGCTGTCCGGCAGCTCCGAGGTGTGCAAGCTGCTCCTGGACGCGGGGGCTAAGCCCATCGCCACCAACTCTGTGGGTCGCACGGCCTCGCAGATGGCCGCCTTCGTTGGTAACCACCACACGGTCGCAACCATCAACAACTACGTACCTCGCAGCGAAATAGCCTACTTCAGTGTCCTGCAGGGGCAACAAACTGAACCATTCTTACCTGCAGCCTTAGTGGATCCACTGCACAAGTTTGTTCTGGGTGTCAACATCCACCCGGTGCGGCTGGCGCTCAACCTGCAACACATACCTACCTTACTAGACAATGCTGACAAAGTTATTAAAACACTTGAGCTTCTGTGCAAGAAGGAAATGACTCGAGGAGGTGACACTAATGAAGTGATGGCATTTAAATACCATTATCTAGCTTATGTTCTTAGAGAAATCCATAACATTAgagataagaaaaataattcagATAAGGATGAGAAGAAACATGATGTAGTGGAGATATTCTCTAAGAAACTGTTGAAGCCTGGTAAGGATGGGGTATCTCTGGACCTGATGGATACATTCTTGAAGGACTGCGTGAGGGAGTTTCCATTCAGAGAGTGCACAACTTTCCACCAGATGGTGTCGTCCCTGACCAGTAAAGACCCTCCTCCTGCTCTGTCAGTCATCAACTGCACCATCAATGGTCAGAGAGGATTTGTTGATGCCATCCCCTACTGCAGCACTTGTGGCGAGGAGAAGCCAGCCAAGAAGTGCTCTAAATGCAAATCTGTGCAATATTGTGACAGAGAGTGCCAGCGCCTGCACTGGTTTGTGCACAAGAAGGCTTGCAACAGAGAGTCTAGTGCACCTGCACCTACGCCTAATGCTAAAGTCAACATTGATGCCAATGAATTAAGTTCAGAGCTTCAAAACCTTGTTGCTGGATAG